The following are encoded in a window of Sphaeramia orbicularis chromosome 20, fSphaOr1.1, whole genome shotgun sequence genomic DNA:
- the LOC115411292 gene encoding uncharacterized protein LOC115411292 isoform X2 produces MSAIAILRRNKTGIQLILSADPHLLIQKLLEEHLITLRQHRNLKLNKTSEELVTEVLDLIQTKGETMCRRFLELLRTDEDLKAAFPGLQETLRDYVELKTRDERKKMNLLSVLEKLDDEEFKEFKGKLKEEPMFRWFRVEKAERTDVVDLMMDSYGGSGSRMETRKVLEDMNRTDLVQRLTEIYSEPGGEGGPKTQTPEESKEMNLLSVLKELEDEAFKEFKRRLYEDPTFPRFQQIKAERTDVINLMMDRYGGSVSRRVLVDMNRTDLVQRLTEIYSEPGEGGPKTQTPEERHKMNLLSVLEELKDEEFKMFKRKLYEDPMFQWSRLEKVERTDVVDLMMDSYGGAITWMETRRVLEDIKRTDLVQRLTKIYSEPGGEGGPKTQTPEETQRPMETREPYHSLRDRFVSYIRRVELLSHSASRSWSTNMERILQDFLDSLTQDQFDEFKQHLKDGDVFMRESNLETASRRNTVKIMFQMCGASGAMKNTGGVLKKMGRIDLVQRLSKLCSTLEGPSTSDPFASDPSIPGPSTSGMSTPSLTPSDMSISEPSTPSPSTSDKNLRVCEDVTEDCVDEDDEMNPHGTEKQQFVCTEAQAGPSDWEEFTPEDSAESGTTMYRFRCPRSGSFHCTRTGLVFVVHKEAGLQYRTVQWDEDLLESASRTPAGPLFSIECPDNAVRQLHFPHCEIEPAPICENLLSIAHITNHGMSFIDALEITDTHVVIDVPHLSSFGVSSRHRRGTRQVRGQVLLFLTPPNTLEMHLLSINVNVDDVKAFVKKEEPRAMYLRVPASCKLITEHKYSVDCCYEDEQIHYKEKVFDLNFGPNYHMMFEIRLPPTTTEVSLTVKDQNNTEVWNHNMNLPAPAAFKRPQQDLPPKKKLLSVGRRQWRQQLCRRRKIGGKYKRKTKRQLLSVLEDLGHSEFEIFKWFLNQKKLGDISPIGKQQLENATAVRVVDLMVQRYEESGAVEVTRRVLKNMNMNELRKKLRNLH; encoded by the exons ATGTCGGCCATAGCAATTCTGAGACGTAATAAAACAGGCATTCAGTTGATTCTGTCAGCAGACCCCCACCTCCTCATCCAAAAACTTCTTGAAGAACATCTAATAACACTCCGTCAACACAGGAacctcaaactaaataaaaccagtGAAGAGCTGGTCACCGAGGTCTTGGATTTAATCCAAACTAAAGGAGAAACCATGTGCCGTCGTTTCCTGGAGCTTCTGCGAACTGATGAAGACCTTAAAGCTGCTTTTCCAGGTTTACAGGAGACACTCAGAG ATTATGTGGAACTAAAGACACGAGACGAG AGAAAAAAGATGAACCTCCTCAGTGTTCTGGAAAAACTGGACGATGAAGAATTTAAGGAGTTCAAGGGGAAACTTAAAGAAGAACCTATGTTCAGATGGTTCCGGGTGGAAAAGGCAGAAAGGACGGATGTAGTCGATCTTATGATGGACTCATATGGTGGATCTGGTTCCAGGATGGAGACCAGGAAGGTTTTAGAGGACATGAACAGGACTGATCTGGTCCAGAGGCTGACAGAGATCTACTCAGAACCAGGAG GTGAAGGTGGACCAAAGACCCAGACTCCAGAGGAG AGCAAAGAGATGAACCTCCTCAGTGTTCTGAAAGAACTGGAAGATGAAGCATTTAAGGAGTTCAAGAGGAGACTTTATGAAGACCCTACGTTCCCAAGGTTCCAACAGATAAAGGCAGAAAGGACGGATGTAATCAATCTGATGATGGACAGATATGGTGGATCTGTATCCAGGAGGGTTTTAGTGGACATGAACAGGACTGATCTGGTCCAGAGGCTGACAGAGATCTACTCAGAACCAG GTGAAGGTGGACCAAAGACCCAGACTCCAGAGGAG AGACACAAGATGAACCTCCTCAGTGTTCTGGAAGAACTGAAAGATGAAGAATTTAAGATGTTCAAGAGGAAACTTTATGAAGACCCTATGTTCCAATGGTCCCGGCTGGAAAAGGTAGAAAGGACAGATGTAGTCGATCTGATGATGGACTCATATGGTGGAGCTATAACTTGGATGGAGACCAGGAGGGTTTTAGAGGACATAAAGAGGACTGATCTGGTCCAGAGGCTGACAAAGATCTACTCAGAACCAGGAG GTGAAGGTGGACCAAAGACCCAGACTCCAGAGGAG acTCAAAGACCAATGGAGACCCGGGAGCCATATCATAGTCTGCGTGATCGGTTTGTGTCTTATATCCGCAGGGTGGAACTTCTGAGTCACTCAGCATCCAGGTCATGGAGCACAAAT aTGGAGAGGATCCTCCAGGACTTTCTGGATTCACTGACACAGGATCAGTTTGATGAGTTCAAGCAGCACCTCAAGGATGGAGATGTGTTTATGAGGGAGTCCAACCTGGAAACTGCATCAAGGAGAAACACAGTGAAGATAATGTTCCAGATGTGTGGTGCATCTGGAGCCATGAAGAACACCGGGGGGGTTTTAAAGAAGATGGGAAGGATTGATCTGGTCCAGAGGCTGTCAAAGCTCTGCTCAACACTAGAAG GTCCATCCACTTCAGACCCATTCGCATCAGACCCCTCCATCCCAGGTCCATCAACATCAGGCATGTCCACCCCAAGTCTGACCCCGTCAGACATGTCCATATCAGAGCCATCCACCCCAAGTCCATCCACATCAGACAAAAACCTGAGGGTGTGTGAGGATGTCACAGAGGACTGTGTGGATGAAGATGATGAGATGAATCCTCATGGTACAGAGAAACAGCAGTTTGTCTGCACAGAGGCTCAGGCTGGACCATCTGACTGGGAG GAGTTCACACCCGAAGATTCAGCAGAGTCTGGAACAACTATGTACAG GTTCAGGTGTCCCCGTTCAGGTTCATTCCATTGTACTCGGACTGGATTGGTGTTTGTCGTGCATAAGGAGGCGGGCCTTCAGTACAGGACTGTCCAATGGGATGAGGACCTCCTGGAGTCAGCTAGTAGGACACCTGCAGGGCCGCTGTTCAGTATCGAGTGTCCAGATAACGCTGTTCGTCAGCTCCACTTCCCACACTGTGAGATAGAACCTG CTCCAATCTGTGAAAACCTGCTGTCCATCGCCCACATCACTAACCATGGAATGAGCTTCATTGATGCGCTGGAGATCACAGACACTCATGTGGTCATCGATGTCCCACATTTGTCTTCATTTGGCGTCAGTTCGAGGCATAGAAGAGGAACTAGACAAGTTAGAGGCCAAGTTCTGCTGTTCCTCACACCACCAAACACACTAGAAATGCATCTCCTGTCAATCAACGTCAACGTGGACGATGTAAAAGCTTTC GTGAAAAAAGAGGAGCCTAGAGCTATGTACCTCAGGGTGCCTGCTTCATGCAAACTCATCACAGAACACAAGTACAGCGTTGACTGCTGTTATGAAGACGAGCAAATACACTATAAA GAAAAAGTGTTTGACCTGAACTTTGGACCAAATTATCACATGATGTTTGAAATCCGGCTTCCACCGACAACAACAGAAGTTTCTTTAACAGTCAAAGACCAAAACAACACAGAAGTCTGGAATCATAACATGAACCTGCCTG CTCCTGCTGCATTTAAGAGGCCTCAGCAGGATCTCCCACCAAAGAAGAAGCTGCTTTCA GTTGGAAGGAGACAATGGAGACAACAACTGTGTAGAAGAAGAAAAATCGGTGGAAAATACAAG AGGAAGACGAAGAGGCAGCTCCTCAGTGTTCTGGAAGATCTGGGACACAGTGAATTTGAGATCTTCAAGTGGTTCCTTAACCAGAAAAAACTGGGTGACATTTCGCCAATTGGAAAGCAGCAGCTGGAGAATGCAACGGCAGTCCGTGTAGTTGATCTGATGGTGCAGAGGTATGAGGAGTCGGGAGCAGTGGAGGTGACCAGGAGGGTTTTAAAGAACATGAACATGAATGAGCTGAGGAAGAAGCTGAGAAACCTGCACTAA